A region of Paenibacillus sp. 37 DNA encodes the following proteins:
- a CDS encoding VRR-NUC domain-containing protein: MRESQLERKARLAVERIGGKMPKWVSPGNRGVPDRLAILPGGLTVYVELKAPGKPLEPLQRKWRKDLLALGHPHYKIDSEADIERFIHEVMPK; this comes from the coding sequence ATGCGAGAATCACAACTGGAACGGAAAGCACGACTGGCTGTGGAACGGATTGGCGGGAAGATGCCGAAGTGGGTCAGTCCAGGTAACCGTGGTGTACCCGATCGCTTGGCCATCTTACCTGGTGGGTTGACTGTATATGTTGAGCTGAAAGCACCGGGCAAGCCATTGGAACCCCTGCAAAGAAAATGGCGTAAGGATCTGCTGGCCTTAGGGCATCCACATTACAAAATAGATAGTGAGGCTGACATTGAACGGTTCATACATGAGGTGATGCCGAAATGA
- a CDS encoding phage minor capsid protein, translating to MKKKYDIRQIFSDMEMDLIKSMQRNLQRHKDDEEREGKEWEQWQQRKLEDIQQYRKETRQISKKYESEVKKAAEEEVKGAWRRGADRVANTVKGLWNKITGKKPGIEPEDGSDRTFFRINEKRVNALADAAENNLQLARHAMLRQADDVYRQTIYKSQVYLNSGAASLNQAIDRATKDFLEKGFDSITYANGRRVNVASYAEMALRTSSQRAVFAGEGAKRDQLGIRTVVISSHANCSKLCLPYQGKVFIDDVYSGGTIADGRYPLLSTAIAAGLFHPNCRHNMTTFIPGTSSLPKPVDDAKALANYQAEQKQRYMERQIRKYKRLETGSVDEGNQANYKAKVRQWQAQLRIHLKEHDYLRRDPKREKVRV from the coding sequence ATGAAGAAGAAATATGACATACGCCAGATCTTCAGCGACATGGAAATGGATCTGATCAAGTCCATGCAGCGTAACCTTCAGCGTCACAAGGATGACGAGGAACGAGAGGGCAAGGAGTGGGAGCAATGGCAACAACGCAAGCTGGAGGATATCCAGCAGTACCGTAAGGAGACACGCCAGATATCCAAGAAGTATGAGTCGGAAGTGAAGAAAGCCGCAGAGGAAGAGGTCAAAGGGGCATGGCGGCGTGGTGCAGATCGGGTGGCTAACACGGTTAAGGGCCTGTGGAACAAGATCACGGGCAAAAAGCCAGGAATAGAGCCGGAGGATGGTTCAGATCGTACCTTCTTCAGGATCAATGAGAAGCGGGTTAACGCTCTCGCAGATGCAGCAGAGAACAATCTGCAATTAGCCCGCCACGCCATGCTGAGACAAGCAGATGACGTGTATAGACAGACCATCTATAAGAGCCAGGTATATCTGAACAGTGGAGCTGCTTCGCTGAATCAGGCTATTGACCGGGCTACTAAGGATTTTCTTGAAAAGGGCTTCGACTCCATCACCTATGCAAATGGTCGAAGGGTGAATGTGGCCAGTTATGCGGAAATGGCGTTGCGTACATCCTCCCAGCGTGCAGTGTTTGCTGGAGAGGGTGCAAAACGGGATCAGCTAGGCATCCGAACTGTGGTGATATCGTCACACGCCAACTGTTCGAAGCTGTGCCTGCCATATCAGGGCAAGGTGTTCATTGATGACGTTTATTCAGGCGGGACCATAGCTGATGGCAGGTATCCGCTTCTGAGTACCGCCATTGCGGCTGGTTTGTTCCACCCGAACTGTCGTCATAACATGACTACGTTCATTCCAGGCACCAGTTCACTGCCTAAGCCTGTCGATGATGCAAAAGCTTTGGCCAATTACCAGGCAGAGCAGAAACAGCGCTACATGGAACGCCAGATACGCAAGTACAAGCGTCTGGAAACGGGCAGTGTGGATGAAGGAAACCAGGCGAATTACAAGGCTAAGGTTAGACAGTGGCAAGCCCAATTGCGGATTCACCTGAAGGAACATGATTACTTACGCAGAGATCCCAAACGGGAGAAGGTAAGAGTTTGA
- a CDS encoding virulence-associated E family protein, whose product MHELDISLGKHRADTSWKPEYWTWDEFIDRLHKVRRTAETMAVYDKMNVPAKGKAKDGPSFVGGLILGGRRKKENVDSRSLITLDADFADDGFSFAVELILGGRAYAIYSTHSHRPDKQKYRLIVPGDRSMSPDEYAAVSRKLAEQIGINYFDKTTFDIHRLMYWPSCSKDADPVLEIGEGDVLKVDAVLDQYEDWQDVAAWPRHPEEGRALRHVTTKAQDPREKIGTIGLFCRAYSIEEGIEAFLSDIYSQGTMTNRYTYTRGSSANGLEVYPDQDLAYSHQDSDPISDGRTYNLFDLVRIHKFGHLDERVKEFTPDAKKPSHMAMEHWAIRLPEVNRTAGAELQADFADVDFDEEAEPEDDSWLEELERHHKTGKLLPTAGNIELILSNGTWNDILGYDAFGNSEVIRKPLPWREKERPGRSYEPWLGADDKRLQHWFSKAHSINSAKTIQNAFTEVVHRNTFHPIKTYIESTEWDGLPRAERLFTVYLGAADTHYVRQVTRKMLLAAVARLYRPGCKFDQMLVLVGPQGAGKSSLLSKLGREWFSDSLRTFENKEAGEHLQSGWIFEIGELSAMKKTEVEEVKAFLSKTEDRYRVAYDRQVSEFPRKCVFFGTTNTKGFLRDMTGNRRFWPIEVFPDRAEKSHWDHLEEVEVSQIWAEVLCWFKAGETLELDNEGRMEAERQQAAHMESDPREGLIQEWLESEEVDELDRPSGQMRQRVCAAQIWVECLGKRKGDMKPWEAKEICDIMRKIPGWHEAKGRLRITGYGQQTAFTRYINP is encoded by the coding sequence ATGCACGAATTAGACATATCGCTCGGTAAGCACCGTGCAGACACAAGCTGGAAGCCGGAATACTGGACGTGGGACGAGTTCATTGATCGGCTGCATAAGGTACGGCGGACAGCCGAGACGATGGCAGTTTACGACAAAATGAATGTGCCTGCAAAAGGTAAGGCCAAAGATGGGCCCTCATTTGTCGGTGGTCTGATCCTGGGCGGACGGCGGAAGAAGGAGAACGTGGACTCCCGCAGCTTGATTACGCTGGATGCTGACTTTGCTGATGATGGGTTCTCGTTCGCCGTGGAGCTCATCTTGGGTGGCCGGGCGTATGCGATCTATTCGACGCATAGTCACCGGCCTGACAAACAAAAGTATCGTCTTATCGTTCCAGGAGATCGTTCCATGAGTCCGGACGAATATGCCGCTGTCAGTCGCAAGCTGGCGGAGCAGATCGGCATCAATTATTTCGATAAAACAACCTTCGACATTCACCGACTCATGTATTGGCCTTCGTGTTCCAAAGATGCTGATCCGGTGCTGGAGATCGGCGAAGGGGATGTGCTGAAGGTCGATGCAGTATTGGACCAATATGAGGATTGGCAGGATGTAGCGGCGTGGCCTCGGCACCCAGAAGAGGGCCGGGCGCTACGCCACGTTACCACGAAGGCCCAAGATCCGCGGGAGAAGATAGGTACCATTGGACTGTTCTGCCGGGCATACAGCATCGAGGAAGGGATTGAAGCTTTCCTATCGGACATATATAGCCAGGGCACGATGACGAATCGGTACACCTATACCCGTGGCTCCAGTGCAAACGGATTGGAAGTGTATCCGGATCAGGATCTCGCATATTCGCATCAGGACAGTGATCCCATAAGTGATGGCCGGACATACAACCTGTTTGATCTTGTCCGTATTCATAAGTTTGGTCATTTGGATGAACGTGTGAAAGAGTTTACGCCGGATGCCAAAAAGCCAAGTCACATGGCGATGGAACATTGGGCCATTCGGCTCCCGGAAGTGAATCGGACAGCAGGAGCTGAGCTGCAGGCGGACTTTGCAGATGTGGATTTTGACGAAGAAGCTGAACCGGAGGATGACAGTTGGCTAGAAGAGTTGGAACGCCACCATAAGACGGGAAAGTTGCTCCCCACGGCAGGAAATATTGAGTTGATCCTCTCGAATGGTACTTGGAATGACATTCTAGGGTATGACGCATTTGGTAACTCAGAGGTCATCCGTAAGCCCCTGCCGTGGCGTGAAAAAGAGCGTCCAGGACGATCCTATGAGCCGTGGTTGGGTGCCGATGATAAAAGGCTTCAGCATTGGTTTTCCAAGGCTCACAGCATCAATAGTGCGAAGACGATCCAGAACGCATTTACGGAAGTGGTCCATCGGAACACGTTTCACCCAATTAAGACCTATATAGAATCGACAGAGTGGGATGGTCTGCCTCGTGCAGAACGACTGTTTACCGTTTATTTGGGGGCAGCAGACACCCACTATGTACGTCAGGTGACTCGCAAGATGCTGCTGGCGGCTGTAGCACGTTTATATCGGCCAGGGTGCAAGTTTGACCAGATGCTTGTGCTTGTGGGTCCACAAGGCGCCGGCAAGAGTTCTTTACTGTCGAAGCTTGGACGAGAATGGTTTTCCGATAGCCTACGTACGTTTGAGAATAAGGAAGCGGGAGAACACCTGCAGTCAGGTTGGATCTTCGAGATCGGCGAGCTGTCGGCCATGAAGAAGACGGAAGTGGAAGAGGTGAAAGCCTTCTTGTCCAAGACAGAAGACCGGTACCGCGTGGCATATGACAGACAGGTATCGGAGTTTCCACGGAAATGTGTGTTCTTCGGAACGACCAATACGAAGGGGTTCCTGCGGGACATGACAGGAAACCGTCGCTTTTGGCCCATTGAGGTATTCCCAGATCGGGCAGAGAAAAGCCATTGGGACCATTTAGAAGAGGTGGAAGTGAGCCAAATCTGGGCGGAGGTACTCTGCTGGTTTAAGGCGGGGGAAACCTTGGAGCTGGATAACGAAGGACGCATGGAGGCAGAGCGCCAACAAGCTGCACATATGGAAAGTGATCCGCGTGAGGGTCTTATCCAGGAGTGGCTGGAATCGGAAGAGGTGGACGAGCTTGACCGTCCTTCAGGCCAAATGCGGCAGCGGGTTTGTGCAGCCCAGATATGGGTGGAATGTCTTGGTAAGCGAAAGGGTGACATGAAGCCCTGGGAGGCAAAAGAGATATGCGACATTATGCGGAAGATTCCAGGATGGCATGAAGCCAAAGGACGGTTACGCATAACGGGGTACGGTCAACAGACCGCGTTTACCCGATACATTAATCCTTAA
- a CDS encoding phage scaffolding protein, producing the protein MDWLRELLKQAGWEDAKIDAFIGDVNKELPKHFVPKSQYNELSDTRKKLEKDVADRDKQIDDLGKSAGLSEDLKQQIETLKTENQTAKQQYESDLKEVKISNAITAALTGKVHNEKVVTGLIDKTKLVLGDDGKIVGLDEQLTGLKTSDAYLFKPEEGQGQQQQQQPGIRVGAGRTDPPAGGQLSLGDAIAAQLTK; encoded by the coding sequence ATGGATTGGCTTAGAGAACTGTTGAAACAAGCAGGTTGGGAAGATGCGAAGATCGATGCATTTATTGGGGACGTAAATAAGGAATTACCGAAGCACTTTGTACCTAAATCGCAGTACAACGAGTTATCCGATACTAGGAAGAAGCTGGAGAAGGACGTTGCAGATCGTGATAAACAGATTGATGATCTGGGCAAATCTGCGGGACTGTCTGAGGATCTGAAACAACAGATCGAGACGCTGAAAACAGAGAACCAGACGGCCAAGCAGCAGTATGAATCGGATCTGAAGGAAGTCAAAATCAGCAACGCCATTACGGCTGCACTAACCGGCAAGGTGCATAACGAGAAAGTTGTCACAGGTCTGATCGATAAGACGAAGCTGGTTCTTGGAGACGATGGCAAGATTGTTGGTCTTGATGAGCAGCTAACAGGCTTGAAGACGTCAGATGCTTATTTGTTCAAGCCTGAAGAAGGGCAAGGCCAGCAACAACAGCAACAACCCGGCATTAGAGTAGGCGCAGGTAGAACAGATCCGCCTGCTGGTGGACAACTCTCCTTGGGAGATGCAATTGCTGCACAATTAACAAAATAG
- a CDS encoding phage terminase large subunit, translating to MMTEAALIPYAPFNQKQASYIARSKDAWLNVAEGGKRAGKNIINLIAYAMCLEVHPDKLHLVAGVSLAAAKMNAIDSNGFGLQHLFAGRCREGEYKNRDALYIQTKTGEKVVIIAGGGKANDAARIKGNSYGTVYITEVNECHQSFVQEVFDRTLASSFRQLFFDLNPKPPSHWFYRDILDYQDELLKLGENTGYNYEHFTVFDNLSIPNDRLKTTLSTYDKGSLWYQADILGKRTAATGRIYTGYTKPGVVVTRKDIKDFRYIEFSIGIDIGGTDATVATLTGFTPRYKDVILLDGYYHKQGKESGYTHDRYAKEVVNKIVEWSETYPAFLSCAHIFAESADKLFRQALANELRRRGIHIQVVPAYKKEGIVDRIRLTNVLINQGRYKVMAHLKHWIEAIENATWDENERQKGEWVRTDDGSYPVDCLDSSEYAVQPFKKRLEV from the coding sequence ATGATGACTGAGGCTGCTCTGATCCCGTATGCGCCGTTTAATCAAAAACAGGCAAGCTATATTGCCCGAAGTAAAGACGCCTGGCTGAACGTTGCTGAGGGCGGTAAGCGGGCGGGGAAAAACATCATCAACCTGATTGCTTATGCGATGTGCCTGGAGGTTCATCCGGACAAGCTACATCTGGTTGCGGGTGTTTCCTTGGCTGCAGCAAAGATGAACGCCATCGACTCGAACGGCTTCGGACTCCAGCACCTATTTGCGGGGCGTTGCCGTGAGGGAGAATACAAGAACCGCGATGCACTGTACATTCAGACCAAGACTGGGGAGAAAGTGGTCATTATCGCTGGTGGTGGTAAAGCCAATGACGCTGCCCGTATCAAAGGTAACTCGTACGGTACGGTGTACATCACTGAGGTCAATGAGTGCCATCAGTCGTTTGTGCAGGAGGTATTTGACCGGACACTGGCGAGTAGCTTCAGGCAATTGTTCTTCGATTTGAATCCTAAGCCCCCCTCTCACTGGTTCTACCGTGACATTCTGGATTACCAGGACGAGCTGCTGAAGCTTGGAGAGAATACCGGATACAATTACGAACACTTTACCGTGTTTGATAACCTCTCTATCCCTAACGACCGTCTCAAGACCACGCTATCCACGTATGACAAAGGCAGCCTGTGGTATCAAGCTGATATTTTGGGTAAGCGAACAGCGGCCACAGGGCGGATCTACACGGGATACACTAAGCCGGGAGTTGTTGTTACTCGTAAGGATATTAAGGATTTCCGGTATATTGAGTTCTCCATAGGTATCGACATTGGGGGTACAGACGCCACGGTGGCAACGCTGACCGGATTCACGCCAAGGTATAAAGATGTCATCCTACTGGATGGTTATTACCATAAGCAGGGCAAGGAGTCTGGTTATACACATGACCGGTACGCCAAGGAAGTCGTGAATAAGATCGTCGAATGGTCGGAAACCTATCCGGCCTTTTTGTCATGCGCTCATATCTTTGCTGAATCTGCTGACAAACTGTTCCGGCAGGCGCTGGCTAATGAGCTAAGGCGGCGGGGTATACACATTCAGGTAGTGCCTGCTTACAAGAAAGAGGGCATCGTAGACCGGATCAGGTTGACGAACGTTCTGATTAACCAAGGGCGGTACAAGGTTATGGCCCATCTTAAACATTGGATTGAAGCCATAGAGAATGCCACTTGGGACGAGAACGAGCGCCAGAAGGGTGAATGGGTGCGGACGGATGACGGAAGTTACCCAGTGGACTGCTTGGATAGTAGCGAATACGCCGTTCAACCGTTCAAGAAGAGACTGGAGGTATAG
- a CDS encoding major capsid protein encodes MAVTLAEAKKNVQDAITLGVIDEFRKNNFLLENLTFDDAVSPTGGGSTLTYGYTRLVTQPTAQFRAINTEYVPHEVTKQRHTVDLKVFGGTFQIDRVIANMGGIVSEVTLQMEQKVKAAQALFNDTVINGDSAVDALAFDGLDQALTGSSTEFIPGTALDLSNAAAVKENYVDFLHMLNKFLKKLDGKPSVIASNSDMITAIQLCAQLAGRYQISTNEFGEQVESYNGIPLLDLGEKAGTNDPVVATNGAGEAPLFAMRLGLDGFHGVSMAGVAPVQTWLPDFTTSGAVKTGEVEMVAAVALKATKAAGVMRKIKVS; translated from the coding sequence ATGGCAGTAACATTGGCAGAAGCAAAGAAAAACGTACAGGATGCAATTACACTTGGGGTGATTGATGAATTCCGGAAGAATAACTTTCTACTGGAAAACCTAACCTTTGATGATGCGGTTTCCCCAACTGGCGGGGGCTCTACATTGACTTACGGTTATACCCGTTTAGTCACGCAACCTACAGCTCAGTTCCGTGCAATTAATACTGAGTACGTACCCCACGAAGTAACTAAGCAGCGTCACACCGTTGATCTGAAGGTGTTCGGTGGTACGTTCCAGATTGACCGAGTTATCGCTAATATGGGCGGAATCGTGAGCGAGGTTACGTTGCAAATGGAACAGAAGGTTAAAGCTGCACAAGCGCTGTTTAACGATACGGTTATCAACGGTGATTCCGCAGTGGACGCTTTGGCTTTTGATGGCCTTGACCAAGCCTTGACAGGTTCCAGCACAGAGTTTATCCCGGGAACCGCTCTTGACCTTTCGAATGCTGCGGCAGTTAAGGAAAACTACGTTGATTTCCTCCACATGCTGAATAAATTCCTGAAGAAACTGGACGGAAAACCTTCCGTTATAGCTAGTAACTCAGACATGATTACAGCAATTCAGCTTTGCGCTCAGTTGGCTGGACGTTATCAAATCTCTACTAATGAATTTGGAGAGCAAGTTGAATCATACAATGGCATTCCTTTGCTTGATTTGGGTGAGAAAGCAGGAACAAATGATCCTGTAGTAGCGACAAATGGCGCCGGAGAAGCACCGCTTTTCGCTATGCGCCTTGGTTTAGACGGATTCCACGGTGTATCTATGGCAGGCGTAGCGCCTGTTCAGACGTGGTTGCCTGACTTCACCACATCGGGAGCAGTGAAGACGGGTGAGGTGGAGATGGTTGCGGCCGTGGCACTGAAAGCGACCAAGGCAGCTGGCGTAATGCGTAAAATTAAAGTTTCCTAG
- a CDS encoding terminase small subunit, producing MTPNWEVIRRLFETSNLTLKELAEEYGIKDSTIRSRKNRENWQRGAATQRNVATLQHAAPKVSEDSQLTDKQRIFIMEYLRDFNITRAAMAAGYSKRSAHVVGWETLRNPKVHAEIQRHKEMYTEALGLDIQRIIAEYMKIAFADITDFVDFGRKEITVGQDGEGQPITQQINFVDFKNADEVDGAIVSEIKIGKSGTTVKLADKMEALKMLDRYAGYLTEEQKARVAVLKSKVPDKDGFNPSAQILALAEMINNPVAERVMDDD from the coding sequence TTGACGCCGAATTGGGAAGTGATTAGACGATTATTTGAGACAAGCAATTTAACGCTGAAGGAGCTTGCTGAGGAATACGGCATCAAGGATTCAACGATCCGAAGCCGTAAGAACCGAGAGAACTGGCAACGAGGAGCCGCGACGCAACGCAACGTTGCAACGTTGCAACACGCAGCGCCAAAAGTCTCAGAGGACAGCCAGCTGACTGACAAGCAGCGCATTTTCATCATGGAGTACCTGAGGGACTTCAACATCACACGTGCAGCCATGGCAGCAGGCTATAGCAAACGTTCAGCGCATGTGGTTGGATGGGAGACGCTAAGAAATCCTAAAGTGCACGCGGAGATCCAGCGACATAAGGAGATGTACACCGAGGCGCTGGGCTTGGACATTCAACGAATCATCGCTGAATACATGAAAATTGCCTTTGCAGATATCACGGATTTCGTGGATTTTGGTCGCAAGGAAATTACCGTTGGCCAGGATGGAGAAGGCCAACCGATCACACAGCAAATCAACTTCGTCGATTTCAAAAATGCAGACGAAGTGGACGGGGCGATTGTCAGTGAAATCAAGATAGGCAAGAGCGGGACCACCGTCAAGCTTGCTGACAAGATGGAAGCCCTGAAGATGCTGGACCGGTACGCTGGGTACTTGACTGAGGAGCAGAAAGCCCGTGTTGCTGTGCTGAAATCGAAGGTTCCAGACAAGGACGGCTTCAATCCAAGCGCTCAGATCCTGGCTTTGGCTGAGATGATTAATAATCCGGTAGCTGAACGGGTGATGGATGATGACTGA
- a CDS encoding sigma-70 family RNA polymerase sigma factor encodes MTTTTKATWIETLISQYATDSRALDNYRKSLDLDDPQEKEEAGTVSEMLSDMRYALTWLKRGRRPGSRRGVEITDVYRQREIYIKLSGQEITDAERLRLVDALLALSDRERTCFLLHMAQGLTLLEISHKLNLSRGAAYEYVKRAKAKLKQDFI; translated from the coding sequence ATGACAACAACGACTAAAGCAACGTGGATTGAGACGCTGATCAGTCAATATGCAACGGATTCCCGAGCATTGGACAATTACCGGAAGAGTCTGGATCTGGATGATCCCCAAGAGAAAGAGGAGGCTGGCACGGTCTCTGAAATGTTATCGGACATGAGATATGCCCTGACATGGTTAAAACGCGGGAGACGGCCAGGTAGCCGCCGTGGCGTCGAGATTACCGACGTGTATCGGCAACGGGAAATTTATATCAAACTGTCCGGACAGGAGATCACAGATGCAGAGCGTTTACGTCTGGTGGATGCGCTGCTGGCTTTGAGTGACAGAGAGCGAACATGTTTTCTGCTTCACATGGCGCAAGGCTTGACGCTTTTGGAAATTTCACATAAACTAAACTTGTCAAGAGGTGCGGCGTATGAGTATGTAAAGCGGGCGAAAGCTAAGCTTAAACAAGATTTCATTTGA
- a CDS encoding DEAD/DEAH box helicase, protein MKFIPHQYQAYATLRILDTPFIGLFLEMGLGKTVSTLTAIDQLLNDYFEAEKVLVIAPLRVADDTWAREIHKWDHLGHLRISKVLGSVDQRRKALKSDADIWVINRENVEWLVGEYGSKWPFDTVVIDELSSFKNHQSKRFKALRRIRPMIKRLIGLTGTPAPNSLLDLWAPVYLLDQGERLGKTVSAYRDRYFVPGECSGHVVYNWKQKKESEDRIYEAISDIAVSMKAEDWLELPERIDRTVTVRLAGKAAELYKKLEKELLIEYADADVVAQTAAVLSNKLLQMASGAVYDEDRGVKQIHDAKLDALEDVIEAANGKPVMVFYNFQHSLSRIRQRFPQAQILRKGKDGNEDIRAWNNDEIPLLLLHPKSAGHGLNLQESSCRTVVWFDQIWSLEEDQQANARVHRQGVKHNIVVIRLVAEGTMDEDAVAALERKATGQDALMDAVKARIERVK, encoded by the coding sequence ATGAAGTTCATTCCTCACCAGTATCAAGCCTATGCAACGTTGCGGATTCTGGACACGCCTTTCATCGGGCTGTTTCTGGAAATGGGTTTGGGCAAAACAGTTTCTACGCTGACAGCGATCGACCAACTGTTGAATGACTACTTCGAGGCTGAGAAGGTCCTGGTTATCGCACCACTGCGTGTGGCAGACGATACCTGGGCACGTGAGATTCACAAGTGGGATCACCTAGGTCATCTGCGGATTAGCAAAGTACTTGGCAGCGTAGATCAGCGGCGTAAAGCTTTGAAGTCCGATGCTGATATCTGGGTCATTAACCGGGAGAACGTGGAGTGGCTGGTTGGTGAGTACGGTAGCAAGTGGCCGTTCGATACTGTAGTGATCGACGAGCTTTCCAGCTTTAAGAACCATCAATCCAAGCGGTTTAAGGCGCTTCGCCGGATCCGGCCTATGATCAAACGGCTGATCGGATTGACTGGCACGCCAGCCCCGAACAGTCTTCTGGACCTGTGGGCTCCTGTGTATCTGTTGGATCAGGGAGAACGACTTGGAAAAACCGTATCTGCCTACCGGGATCGGTACTTCGTTCCAGGTGAATGTAGCGGACATGTCGTTTACAACTGGAAACAGAAAAAGGAATCTGAGGATCGGATCTACGAGGCTATTAGTGATATTGCCGTTAGCATGAAAGCGGAAGACTGGCTGGAGCTGCCTGAACGGATCGATCGAACGGTAACGGTACGTTTGGCAGGTAAAGCGGCTGAACTGTACAAGAAGCTGGAGAAGGAGCTGCTGATCGAATACGCAGACGCTGATGTCGTGGCCCAGACCGCTGCCGTCTTGAGTAACAAGCTTTTGCAGATGGCAAGTGGAGCCGTGTATGACGAGGATCGCGGCGTGAAGCAGATTCACGATGCCAAGCTTGATGCACTGGAGGACGTGATCGAGGCGGCAAATGGTAAGCCCGTCATGGTGTTTTACAACTTTCAGCATAGCCTGAGCCGGATCCGGCAACGGTTCCCGCAAGCCCAGATCCTGCGAAAGGGAAAAGACGGCAACGAGGATATCCGGGCCTGGAACAACGATGAGATCCCGCTGCTGCTGCTTCATCCGAAATCTGCAGGCCATGGCCTGAATCTTCAGGAGTCCAGCTGCCGGACGGTTGTGTGGTTCGATCAGATATGGAGCCTGGAAGAAGATCAGCAGGCCAATGCCAGGGTTCACCGGCAGGGAGTCAAACACAATATTGTCGTTATCCGGTTGGTGGCTGAAGGTACGATGGACGAGGATGCCGTAGCAGCACTGGAGCGTAAAGCTACCGGACAAGATGCCTTGATGGATGCAGTTAAAGCAAGAATAGAGAGGGTGAAATAG
- a CDS encoding capsid protein — MGWIKNMVMKILRIQPAPENKSFIIREPFSYRTSVLRNRLWYRGDPSELEQFYKQSVTDNVSRSRFWAAVPSENRHIRKIHSGLPAMIVERLSDIVVSDMDQIELKTSEQTKLWEEIAKDNNFDELLGSSLIEALVEGDGAFKVTLDTDITPYPIIEFYAGDKVRYRRERGRLQEIIYYTEYRHNDKDYQLEETFGKGKITYKLLSADGKEVPLAMVPELTGLDETTFTGDFIWGVPLSVFKSSKWPDRGKSIYESKADSFDALDEVISQWWDAIRSGRVQKYIPEDLLPRDPNNGMPIKPNPFDMDFIAAGRTMAEEAKEQISLVQPAILYEAFVSSYASALDMCLQGIVSPSTLGIDLKKMDNAEAQREKEKATLYTRSKIIERLNEVIPELVSIVLRVHDNNLQRNLGEYEASVKFGEYASPSFDAVVETVGKARTFGVMSVERAVEEMYGDTWTDEEKAEEVKRLKDEQGITFEEPALNRDAPPDTEEDVPEDDET; from the coding sequence ATGGGGTGGATCAAGAATATGGTCATGAAGATATTGAGGATTCAACCAGCACCGGAGAACAAGTCATTCATCATTCGTGAGCCGTTCAGCTATCGGACCAGTGTCCTGCGTAACCGGCTCTGGTATCGTGGAGATCCGTCCGAGCTGGAACAGTTCTATAAGCAGTCAGTCACAGATAACGTGAGCCGTTCCCGATTCTGGGCAGCGGTACCGAGTGAGAACCGGCATATCCGGAAGATCCATTCAGGGTTACCGGCTATGATCGTGGAGCGCCTATCTGACATTGTGGTTTCGGATATGGACCAGATCGAGCTGAAGACATCGGAACAGACGAAGCTGTGGGAGGAAATCGCCAAGGATAATAACTTTGATGAGCTGCTGGGCAGCAGTCTGATTGAGGCTTTGGTCGAGGGGGATGGGGCGTTCAAGGTAACATTGGATACCGACATTACCCCGTACCCGATTATAGAGTTCTACGCAGGCGATAAGGTTCGGTATAGACGAGAACGGGGCAGGCTCCAGGAGATCATCTATTACACGGAGTACCGCCATAACGATAAGGATTACCAGCTCGAAGAGACATTTGGCAAAGGTAAGATCACCTATAAGCTGCTGAGTGCGGATGGGAAAGAGGTTCCCCTGGCCATGGTGCCTGAATTGACTGGCTTGGATGAAACGACATTTACGGGTGACTTTATTTGGGGTGTGCCGCTGTCTGTGTTCAAATCATCGAAGTGGCCAGATCGAGGCAAGTCCATTTATGAGAGCAAGGCAGATAGCTTTGACGCTTTGGACGAGGTTATCAGCCAGTGGTGGGATGCCATCCGATCCGGACGAGTGCAGAAGTACATTCCGGAAGACTTGCTCCCCCGAGATCCGAATAACGGAATGCCCATCAAGCCAAATCCATTTGATATGGACTTTATCGCGGCTGGTAGGACAATGGCCGAGGAAGCCAAAGAGCAAATTTCCTTAGTGCAGCCAGCCATACTTTATGAAGCATTCGTATCGTCATATGCTTCTGCATTGGATATGTGCTTACAAGGGATTGTATCGCCGTCAACACTTGGCATCGATCTGAAGAAGATGGATAATGCCGAGGCGCAACGGGAGAAAGAGAAGGCCACATTGTACACCCGAAGCAAGATCATTGAACGCTTGAATGAAGTCATTCCAGAATTGGTGTCTATTGTGCTGAGGGTACACGATAACAACCTGCAACGGAATCTAGGGGAGTATGAAGCATCCGTCAAGTTCGGTGAATACGCTAGTCCTTCATTTGATGCTGTTGTTGAGACGGTAGGCAAGGCCCGGACGTTCGGTGTAATGAGCGTAGAGCGTGCGGTCGAAGAGATGTATGGCGATACTTGGACGGATGAGGAGAAGGCAGAAGAGGTTAAACGCCTGAAAGATGAACAGGGGATCACCTTTGAGGAACCGGCACTGAATCGTGATGCTCCACCAGATACAGAGGAGGACGTTCCAGAAGATGATGAGACATGA